In Fundulus heteroclitus isolate FHET01 chromosome 16, MU-UCD_Fhet_4.1, whole genome shotgun sequence, a single genomic region encodes these proteins:
- the mreg gene encoding melanoregulin, with product MGSAFKRFCMQFCCCCCCAEDEGDEEEKQPLVTPDPLDYFTREVQKRRDEETNLWSEPGDPSHSERDDDRTLYTLLQARNKTRIGSTGYRRLSVDIEAMRDTRREVRDKWQTILENLGFMAEADSLLTVSAGASADRMRNAPAARAMLHALHTETSIFCTKEPPPERYLFILDRLLYLDIAEDFLAKAKRFYPPQDDSDEEPTGLAINLPLLLARVEAMNGRGEDDDDEEDDSEKDD from the exons ATGGGTTCGGCTTTTAAGAGGTTCTGCATgcagttctgctgctgctgctgctgtgctgaaGACGAGGGCGACGAGGAGGAAAAGCAACCTCTTGTAAC TCCAGATCCGCTGGATTATTTTACGCGAGAAGTCCAGAAGCGACGAGACGAGGAGACCAACCTGTGGAGCGAACCCGGAGACCCCAGCCACTCGGAGAGAGATGATGACCGGACGCTTTACACCCTGCTTCAGGCCAGGAATAAGACCCGCATTGGATCAACG GGCTATCGTCGTCTGAGCGTGGACATCGAAGCCATGAGAGATACGCGCAGGGAAGTCAGAGACAAATGGCAAACTATCCTGGAAAACCTGG GTTTCATGGCAGAGGCAGACTCACTGCTGACGGTATCTGCTGGTGCCTCAGCTGACCGCATGCGTAACGCGCCGGCAGCACGCGCCATGCTGCACGCGCTGCACACGGAGACCTCCATCTTCTGCACCAAGGAGCCGCCACCTGAAAGATATCTCTTCATCCTG GATCGCCTCCTGTACCTTGACATAGCTGAGGACTTCTTGGCCAAGGCGAAGCGGTTCTACCCTCCGCAGGACGACTCTGACGAGGAGCCCACGGGCCTGGCCATAAACCTGCCCCTGCTGCTGGCCAGGGTCGAGGCCATGAACGGACGCGGCGAGGATGACGACGATGAAGAGGATGACAGTGaaaaagatgattaa